ctaaccctgcagatggagggttgggactaaccctaaccctaaccctaaccctgcagatggagggttgggactaaccctaaccctaaccctgcagatggagggttgggactaaccctaaccctaaccctgcaggtGGAGGGTTGGGACAGACCCAGGTCATCTCAGCTGCACTGGTGCATTTTCCCTGTTGTCAAAAACCTCAGTGTTGggatgactttcatttgggtgGTGTTGCACTGTGGCAttgggttggagaagtaagtgcatctggaatgagatcaaccacaaacagGATTCTGCaccatccacactgtaaaaaaaatctgtaatttaacagaattttcaccatttattttacagatttttcctgtatttttaagatacaggaaaatatcaacgaaatgataaaaaatggactgattttacacgtcaaatgtaaaataacacaacaaaactgtaactgaataaccataaaatgtcagttttttaaaataaatgtttttcttttttcacagaaaaatagttaaaatacatttgcaaatgtattgtaatttcacaaatatttcttttctattcatgagattaaactgataatttaaagtttaatactgtaaaaaaaaaataaataaaacaagataaaattactgacaattaaccgtaacagaagtatttgttctgtcagttgaaccagacttgtttgttaattgacgaatatcttgtgtaattacaggaggtttcacataaaactgttgaataaatgtatttttgtgaatgtataacatgtataagcactgataaactgtccaaatacagtttttatcagtggattggacaactgagtctcattgaaaattatttatatatatatttattggtaatttgattgttttaatacatgtaaatattccttattaaacattaaaaagtcaaaaaaatatgcgaAATCTcaagtaaagttagggcaaaaagctgttttttagttatggaaaattaacgtatttttatgaaatggttattttccattttttcggcacccctgctgccggaatactaccatttcttttttttttttttttacagtgccaTATGTACCGTTTCATTAATTCACTTTCATCCAGGGTTTGTAGAatctccctcctgcctcttccatttggtcctctgcttagggaactcctcttccccttaaaagtcctcttcctgctctgaacACATCTCatcttaggagctctcttaagggctaggattctttaggaatagcttttatctttactaggatctactcttcatttttaggggaaattctaagaaaacatcatggttttaagaattttcttagaatttgccactaggagcaactctttgcactgAGAACCTGTAGGAATACAGGCCCTGGTTGTTGAAGGTGAACATGTTCTTTTGGATCTTTACAGGAAACACAGATGGCAGCACTTGAAGAAAGTCTGTTGAAAATTCTGGAGGATTTGATCGATGATGAGTTTAAAAAGTTCAAGTTTCACTTGGGAAATGAAAAACCACGAATCCCAGTGAGTAAACTGGAGAACGCAGACCGGATAGACACAGTACGTCTGATGGTCCAGGCCCACTACACAAATACTCAGAAAGTCACTGTAAGGGTTCTGGAGAAGATGGACAGGACTGATCTGGTGCAGAAACTTCCAGAAGGCATCCTACGATCTAAAGGTCAGTCATTAATAAGTAAGAGGTTCCATATTTCATTCCCtgtgacacattaaacagaaggaCAGTGGTCATGTTGTTTCCATCCGTTCAGACCCAGTAGAATTCTGTGAATATTCAGAGTCTGTCCTGCTAACATTCAAACCCCTCAGAGCATCAGTTTACAGATCATTTCAATCTGTGAAGGCAGTCGTCATCTGGGTTTGGAGAAGTCAAAAATCTAAGAACTCAACACAGAGTTTAGtcaaacgaaaaaaaaacagtcaattcAAACTGTGGATGAAGCAGAACTGTATTACACAGACattaagctttatttatttatttatttatttattattataattattattattattattattattattattattattattattactggatCAAATGGACAGATAATATAAACTAAAACATAATCAGCTGTTCTATCAGAATCCACTCATGTAGTTTTCTCACTTGTTCACAGTCATTCTCACTAATGTGATTTGTGAGGTCTCAGTGACCGTTGACCTTTTTCCACCTCAATGCCAAGTGACCGTTTGGTCCAGATTTAACTGAAGTGTGTCAAAGCCTTCCTTAGATGTGGTCTTTTAAAGGTAACTGTCGACAGACTGACCTTTTCCTGTGGATCTCAAATGAAAGTGAAGCAGCTGTCAGTCTGTTGGAAAGGTTCAACTACAGTCAAAGACACAAGagactctgaaaacacacacaggtgaacacacCAAGTGGAAGGAGGACACTTTTCACCACAGTCTTCTAGTCCAAGCAGGTCCTCATTCAGTCCCTGGAAACCTCCAGTAGATCAGCTGTTATTCTTTCACTGTGGGATTGGACCGTTTTTCCAGTGGTCATTTTCAGCTCCAGAACAGTTTCCTTCTACGAAACCGGGACCTTAACATATGTTTGGTCTCAGTCATAACACTGTAGTGTCCAAATACGGACATGTGAGAATAACTGAGTCATTCCTATTAAATACAGTTGACTTTCTCATTGAACTACCTAGTGGTATTTGACTAAATGGACATGAATGAACCTGATGGATGACGTCCATGTGTAGAGTTTGAATCAGAGGAAAAACAGTGACTGAAGTCAAATGgatgaaactgatgaaactactgCCGACATGACTGTGAATATTTTTACAGCTGTGTTTGTTGTAGATAAAAGGGTTTAAAGGACATTCCAAATGAACAAAGATGATATTCAGGATTAAAGATTAATGATGATAGAAAACTACAGAGAGGACAAAGTGTTGTTAATAAGGTGGATTTAGTTTGTTTGAATCATTGATTATTGAAGACACTGAAGggttcttcatgtacaaatacacatgatGAACATACTTGAACAGTTCAACTCTACTGTCCTCCAGGTGAATGTCATGGATATGACAGAAGACACATGAACTATAAACTGATCTAATGAGAGGAAATGAATGATTGGacctgaatacacacagaatCTGGAACAGAATGATATGATACTagaagtgggggtgggggggctttttCAGGaacattttcagattcaactttagccctgattttctgatgctacaagatgttctaagcactcctgtgtaattttgtggaaattttcatccaaaccccccaccccgaaaattactttttcaaccctgaaaacataggttttttggcaactttcaaaccttcttcacttttgataaagtacaatgtaacaatctgctcatcctggtcccaaatgtttttttgtgaaacatgtcatgtcttaagagtgctttgcactacaaaaggtgtagagttaaggtcaaattataggtcagaGGTCACCCAAACATCACACATCTATttaccacaaacaacttccattcaataagacatattaaacacaactatttacataatgtattctccatatagacatgtcaaaaataacaaacggtagtttcacatgactttgacatttacatgtacagacctgatcaaaatcttaagaccagttgaaaaatagctagaatttaccttttgcacatttggatcttaatgaggttttaagtagagctacaatatacaaaagcaagaagggggagtgagacaaaaagcactttgaaaaagtcatttattgaaaacaacaagtaaactgaaataggctgtttatcagctgatcaaaagtttaagaccatcgctcaaaaaattacaaaaaactctccaaaccagaacaaaaaatagtaggactcagtaatgagtagctccaccgttcttgttaatcacttcaaaaattcgtttgggcatgcttgatgcgagtgtttccaggaggctggtgggaacattgctccaaggggtgaagatggcttcacgaagggcatcaactgtgtggaactgatggccatttttataaacttcccttgccatccatccccaaatgttctctatgggatttaaatcaggggaacatgcgggatggtccaaaagagtgatgttattctccctgaagaagtccttggtcaagcgagcattgtgaactgcagcgttgtcctgtttttaaacccagctgttaccacacagaccagggccctcagtcatgagggatgcccgctgcaacatctgcacgtaaccagccgccgtttgacgaccctgcaccacctgaagctccagtgttccactgaatgaaaaagcaccccagatcatgatggacccccctccactgcgccatgtagaaaacatctcaggtgggatctccttgtcatgccagtaacgttggaagccatctggaccgtcaaggttaaattttttctcatcagagaataaaacttttttccacctttcagtgtcccatgtttgatgctccctggcaaagtctaaacgggcagttttgtggcattgtaggagacgaggtctttgaatacgttttttgtttttgaaacccttttcccacaGATGCcctctgatggttattgcgctgcagtcggcaccagtaagggccttaatttgggtcgaggaccgccctgtgtcttgacggacagtcaatcggatcctccggctaagcgcaggtgtcatttttttgggtctaccacttgacttttttgttccataatgctcaggatctgtcaaaaaatttagaatgactgtcttactgcgtccaacctcagcagcaatggcacgctgccagaggcctcgcttatgcagctcgacgatccgaccacgttcaagaagagaaagcttcttagctttagccatcaggagggcatgaccatgtgaatgcccgacagaaaatgagaattttgagcagattttggcttttatagcctgcggtcttaaacttttgatcagctgataaacagcctatttcagtttacttgttgttttcaataaatgactttttcaaagtgctttttgtctcactcccccttcttgcttttgtatattgtagctctacttaaaacctaagatccaaatgtgcaaaaggtaaattctagctatttttcaactggtcttaagattttgatcaggtctgtatatgtcctgttgtgggcgacacagtggtgcagtggatagacctggtgccacacagacagaaggtcctgggttccatttcaacaccagtccatgggggtgggacctttctgtgtggaatttgcatgttctccccgtgtctgcgtgggttctctccgggtactctggctcctcccaccatccaaacacatgctctgataggttaattggttaatctaaatcacccataggtgtgaatgtgacagtgattgtttgtctctatatgttcagtctgtgatgaactggtcacatgtccagggtgaaccccgccttcacccataagtagctgggatagactccaagtgacctagtgaagataaagggggttcagaaaatgaatgaatgaatgacgtgttagtgattcccaccaaaatgtgtgctagtgtttccctccACAATAATggcagcaaattcaaatggaatgtacatgctgcaatatttagtctctaatgtggctctgaaagggccaaaggccttgggggatccccccaggaaaccagagggaagagaactgaggacagatcaGATAAATGTCAGAATGGTCTGAATTATTGAAAAAACTAgacattttggtgacctttaacctacaacatgaccttgacattagactgttcatagtacaaagtactctgaCCATACAATAAGacactgacaagatcattaaatgtccCATCATCAACATATTTACACATTGCACTGCACAAAAGAGtgcagaagctgtgaaagttgggattttcagagttaaagtaattttcagggtgtgtgtgtgtgtgtgtgtggggggggggggacgaaaatttaaaaaaaaaattacacaggagtgtttagaacatcttgcagcatcagaaaatcagggctaatgtggtatttgatataacccccccccccacacacacacacacacacacacactagaagaAATGGGAACACTCCCCTTCCATTTGTGTTTGGAACATCCTCTGAATTGTCTCCTTTGTCTTCACTCAGAGAGCACTGACCGGTGTCGGCGAAAACTGAAGGTTAAGCTGAAggagaagtttgagtgtgtgtttgagggcatcgctaaagcaggaatccccaaaaccctcctgaaccagatctacacagagctctacatcacagagggagaggctacagaggtcaaccaggaccatgaggtcagacagattgaaacagcatccaggaacccacacagaccaccaacaaccatcacatgtgaagacatctttaaaacatcaCCTGACAgaaatcagccaatcagaacggtgctgacaaagggcgtggccggcatcgggaaaacagtgtccacacagaagttcagtctggactgggctgaagacaaagccaaccaggacatccacttcatatttccattcaccttcagagagctgaatgtgctgaaacacaagaagttcagcttggtggaactggttcatcacttcttcactgaaaccaaagaagcaggaatctggatctatGAAGAccaccaggtggtgttcatcttagacggtctggatgagtgtcgacctcctctggacttcaacaacactcagatcctgactgatgtgacagagtccagctcagtggatgtgctgctgatgaacctcatcagggggaagctgcttccctctgctcgcctctggataaccacacgacctgcagcagccaatcagatccctgaagtgtttcatggCATGGTGActgaggtcagagggttcactgacccacagaaggagaagtacttcaggaagaggttcacagatgaagaacagaccaacacaatcatctcccacatcaagacgtcacgaagcgttcacatcatgtgtcacatcccagtcttctgcttgATCACTGCTAGAGTTCTGGAGAATATGTTGAAGACCACAtacagaagacaactgcccaagaccctgactcagATGTACATCcgcttcctggtggttcaggccaaactgaagaacgtcaagtatgatggaagatctgggaaagatttaccctggagtccagagaccaggaagatgattgagtctctgggaaaactggcctttgagcagctgaagaaaggaaacctgatcttctatgaatccgacctgacagagtgtggcatcgatatcagctcagcctcagtgtactcaggagtgttcacagaggtcttcaaagaggagagcggactgtaccaggaccaggtgttctgcttcatccatctgagtgtccaggagtttctggctgctcttcatgtccatcagaccttcaccaacactggagtcaatctgctgccAGAAAGAACATCTGTTTGGTCTAAACTATTCATGGACAAACCAGTCCggttctaccagaccgctgtggaccaggccttacagagtccaaatggacacctggacctgttcctgcgcttcctcctgggtctatcactgcagaccaatcagagtctcctacacGGTCTGGTCaaaccaacaggaagcagctcaaagaccaaccagaaaactgtagagtacatcaagaagaagatcagtgaaaaagtgtctgcagagagaagcatcaacctgttccactgtctgaatgaactggaggatggatctctggtggatcagatccaacagtacctgagatcaggacgtctgtccacagaacaactgtctcctgctcagtggtcagctctggccttcatcttactgtcatcagaaaaagacctggatgtgtttgacctgaaggaatactgtggttcagaggaggttcttctgaggctgctgctagtggtcaaagcctccaacaaagctctgtgagaacaaacagttggatcaaacatctcaaatatggatctatcatttcaagcagatcaataactttatactcatgccttttgttttgtccagactcagtggctgtaacctgtcagacagaagctgtgaagctctgtcctcagttctcagatcccagtcctgtagtctgacacatctggatctaagcaacaatgacctgaaggattcaggagtgaagatcctgtcagatggactgaagagtccaggatgcagactggacactctcaggtcagggttcaacacagaacacaacacatcatttcaatgtttgtctgcagttgttggatggattgaacttgtcagtggttgtttgtgttgagctccagaccagttctactgatcttcaactgtgttcagagtctggaactcatagactttacacattgaagtcctgttggtgaagtcccatgcattcccagactctgttcaatgactccaactccactcatctccatcctcagttgatggatgtgatgttttgtgttgcagattgtcaggatgtctgatcacagaggaaggatgttcttctctggtctcagccctccagtccaatccgtcccatctcagactgctagacctgagctacaaccatccaggagcctcaggacaggagctgtgtgctctagtggaggatccacactggagactggacactgtcaggtatggactgagctgatgcatccacagataatggcagatagaacaggtagagctgacaggaaccatctgtcagagctgggatccatcctgtatgaaggtccagcccatgttcacagacaaacacactcagtcagtgattcagaaggaaccatttagtggatgtgaacagaaaagcttcagtggatcacagtgatggaatgtccatgtttccagctgacctctgaccctcctcctcctttcaggttggatcctGCTGGAGTCCAGATGTTGAAACCAGGTCCATGGAGACGTAAGTGTGATTTGATTAGATGGATTGAAAGCAACCTGAGCCCAAACTGGGACCTGGTTCCACATTCTAAACATCTACAGTGTTCATGAAGACAGTCAGTTTAGTGGAAGGatgagctgatagctgattggtcaggactggtaccacatggacccacataccctgagcagtgagtcctcaggtccagtcccagactatttagtgcagatcagagctctagtgtctttctgcacatttacagtctgtactgtcactgtgGGACAAAGAATGAAATGGACAAACAATAATCCAGGGGCCATTCTCCATCTGAACATGGATGGATTTCATTCTGAACGTCTGTCTGAACCACTGCATCAACACAAAAACCATTAAACccacaaaaataacaacaattcaACCAAACACAAAATCATCAGAACCATAAAACAAACCAATCAAAGTTCGTGGTTCGTTCCAGTCTCTTCTATTTGGATTCATCAACTCAATCCAACATTTGTCCCATCTGTGTTTTTAGTCCATTTCCACATTTCAATCCTGTGCTGGATCCATGAAACCAGTTGGTTCCAGTGGGCCGTCCTTCACTGGTCCAtttgtgttgttggtttgtttcctgctgtcaacatgattgtaaacacacacatttgatgGGAGCCCTGAAGCTGTTGGGACATGTGAGCCCAGTCCAAACCATGACACAAACATTCAACCTTCATGTTGaacactggctccatcctctagTTGTCTTCAATGCAGATTCCTGCTCATAAACCTCCCAATGGTTTTGGCTGTCAGCTCCATCCAGCCTCTCTCTGGACTGTTTGGATGATGCTCTGATCAAATCCATGCACACATTTGGACACTTCCACTCACTTGTTCTTTTCAACACTTCCTTTAATGGTTCACATATTGAATTGATCCAAACCTGGGGCTCAAATCCATCATTTGTCCcattctttgtgtttgtgtcaagAACTGAAAATCTGTTCAATACCATTTGATTTTCTGTTTGACAAAGAAGGAAAATCCAGTCCTTTAGAAATGTTGAATCTGCTGTTTCTGATCAGGAAAATCAAACAGGAAAATCCAATCCACTGTGTTTTTATTGAACGTCTGTTGGTGAAAATGTGCTCAGAAACAACAGATCTGTCTAGAAAACACTGGATTGATCTGTTATTGATCAGTATTGATCAGAGTCAGACTCACAcatgatccatccatcaataacagttgaattgaacccagtcatgtgatcagactgtcagtcaatcagctgatcactgatcaataactgcagctggattgtgttttcttctctccatcagatttctgtgaactcaccctggatccaaacacagcgcacagagaactgaaactgtctgaaaacaacaagaaggtggaacgagtGAAGGGGCGTCTGTCATATCCTAaacatcaggacagatttgaggtCTTGtctcagctgatgtgttcaactggtctgactggtcgctgttactgggaggtccagtggagtggagaggttgaaatatcagtgacttacagaggaatcagaaggaaaggaacagtgaTGACTGTAAGTTTGGaagaaatgatcagtcctggagtctgtggTGTTTTGGAGGTGGATACAGGGTCTGgcataaaaacaaatgcatagacctccctcagtcctcctcctcctcctcctcctcctcctcctcctcctcctcctcctcctcctctggtacagtctcagtgtatgtggactgtcctgctggatctgtgtccttctacagagtctcctctgacaaactgatccacctgcacaccttcaaaaccacattcactgaaccactgtttggaggatttggACTGTGGAGGCAGGGatccacagtgtgtttgtgtgatgtgtaggtgtgttgtgtagttgtgttgcgTAGTTGTGTtatgtagttgtgtagttgtgtcgttgtgttgttgtgttgtttgttgtgtagttgtgttgtgtagttgcGTAGTATTGTTATGTAGTTTTGTAGttatgttgtgtagttgtgtacatgtgttgtgtagttgtgtagttgtagagtttttttgtgtagttgtgttatgCAGTTGTGTTCTGTAGTTCTGTTGCGTAGTTCTGttatgtagttgtgttgtgtagttgttgtgttgttgtgtcgttgtgttgttgtgttgtgtagttgttgtgttgttgtgttgtgtagttgtgttgtgtagtttTGTAGCtatgttgtgtagttgtgttgtgtagttgtgtatttctgttgtgtagttgtgtagttgtttagttgtgtagctgtgttgtgtagttgtgtagttgtgtagtgtCCATAAAATGGTTGTGTTCAAATCAGTGTCATTTGAACACAGTTGTGTGTGAGTTGatgctctacaaatacacaaacatttagaaacaccaAGAACATAAATCAGCCTCAGTTCTTCAACAGTTGTCTTGTTTCTTTGGATGCTTTCTATGtttataaaattagaaatgaatccaaccagtagtt
This region of Sphaeramia orbicularis chromosome 12, fSphaOr1.1, whole genome shotgun sequence genomic DNA includes:
- the LOC115429151 gene encoding protein NLRC3-like, with the translated sequence MKSDDSMMEPMEFKPGRVPQTQAEQQSSEVPSDPQHPTQPDSTCEETQMAALEESLLKILEDLIDDEFKKFKFHLGNEKPRIPVSKLENADRIDTVRLMVQAHYTNTQKVTVRVLEKMDRTDLVQKLPEGILRSKESTDRCRRKLKVKLKEKFECVFEGIAKAGIPKTLLNQIYTELYITEGEATEVNQDHEVRQIETASRNPHRPPTTITCEDIFKTSPDRNQPIRTVLTKGVAGIGKTVSTQKFSLDWAEDKANQDIHFIFPFTFRELNVLKHKKFSLVELVHHFFTETKEAGIWIYEDHQVVFILDGLDECRPPLDFNNTQILTDVTESSSVDVLLMNLIRGKLLPSARLWITTRPAAANQIPEVFHGMVTEVRGFTDPQKEKYFRKRFTDEEQTNTIISHIKTSRSVHIMCHIPVFCLITARVLENMLKTTYRRQLPKTLTQMYIRFLVVQAKLKNVKYDGRSGKDLPWSPETRKMIESLGKLAFEQLKKGNLIFYESDLTECGIDISSASVYSGVFTEVFKEESGLYQDQVFCFIHLSVQEFLAALHVHQTFTNTGVNLLPERTSVWSKLFMDKPVRFYQTAVDQALQSPNGHLDLFLRFLLGLSLQTNQSLLHGLVKPTGSS